A genomic region of Trifolium pratense cultivar HEN17-A07 linkage group LG3, ARS_RC_1.1, whole genome shotgun sequence contains the following coding sequences:
- the LOC123913775 gene encoding probable transmembrane ascorbate ferrireductase 3, whose product MPSYSTSVLAHLFGIIALILMLVWLLHYQGGIEYDSDNAFRVFNVHPFLMFFGFIFLVGQAIMSYHTVPGSHETQKTIHMALHFIAIVLGIVGICAVFKYHDMVNLVDVYSLHSWIGLGTFCLFGLQWLFGLTFMFQGTRQSRAAMAPWHIAGGRALFFMAICAALTGLMERTAMLKLFPHQRESHLINFTGLAILLFGVFVDMTVGLAHAYTYT is encoded by the exons ATGCCTTCTTATAGTACCTCAGTTTTGGCTCACTTGTTTGGCATTATTGCCCTCATTCTCATGCTTGTTTGGTTGTTGCATTACCAAGGGGGGATTGAATATGATTCTGATAATGCATTTCGTGTTTTCAAT GTTCACCCTTTTCTGATGTTCTTTGGCTTCATTTTCCTTGTTGGTCAAG CAATAATGTCTTACCACACAGTACCAGGCTCACATGAAACACAGAAGACTATTCACATGGCTCTTCATTTCATTGCTATAGTTCTTGGAATTGTTGGTATATGTGCCGTTTTCAAGTACCATGATATGGTGAACTTGGTTGATGTTTACAGCCTCCACTCATGGATTGGCCTTGGCACCTTTTGCCTGTTTGGCTTGCAG TGGCTTTTTGGATTGACATTCATGTTTCAAGGAACTAGACAATCAAGGGCTGCAATGGCTCCATGGCACATAGCTGGTGGTAGAGCACTATTTTTCATGGCAATTTGTGCTGCACTAACAGGCTTGATGGAGAGGACTGCTATGTTAAAATTATTTCCACACCAAAGAGAATCTCATTTGATCAATTTCACTGGTCTAGCAATTCTCTTGTTTGGAGTTTTTGTGGATATGACAGTTGGTTTGGCCCATGCATACACATACACTTGA
- the LOC123913841 gene encoding probable xyloglucan endotransglucosylase/hydrolase protein 28: MASSQMGFLFFCSMLLLFTSASSRNLPIIAFDEGCTPLFGDNNVFVHKDGKSVHLSLDERTGSGFVSHDLYLHGYFSASIKLPADYTAGVVVAFYMSNGDMYEKNHDEIDFEFLGNIRGKDWRIQTNVYGNGSTNIGREERYGLWFDPAEDFHQYSILWTDSHIIFYVDNIPIREVTRTKSMGGDFPSKPMTLYATIWDASDWATNGGKYRVNYKYAPYVAKFSDLVLHGCAVDPIEHVANCDTAQSSEAIPSGVTPVQRIKMENFRKKHMQYSYCYDKIRYTKAPPSECVINPQEAERLRKFDPVTFGSGRHRHGKRHHHSKGNQAEAVSF, from the exons ATGGCTTCTTCTCAAATGGGGTTTCTCTTCTTTTGTTCTATGCTTCTTCTTTTCACTTCAGCTTCATCTAGAAATTTACCTATTATAGCTTTTGATGAAGGGTGCACACCCTTGTTTGGTGATAACAACGTATTTGTTCATAAAGATGGCAAATCGGTTCATCTTTCATTAGATGAAAGAACAG GTTCTGGATTTGTGTCTCATGATCTTTATCTTCATGGGTATTTCAGTGCTTCCATTAAGTTACCTGCTGATTACACTGCTGGAGTTGTGGTTGCTTTTTAT ATGTCAAATGGTGACATGTATGAGAAGAACCATGATGAAATAGACTTTGAGTTTTTGGGAAACATTAGAGGTAAAGACTGGAGAATTCAGACCAATGTTTATGGCAATGGAAGTACCAATATTGGCAGAGAGGAAAGATATGGTCTCTGGTTTGATCCTGCTGAGGATTTTCATCAGTATAGTATTCTCTGGACAGATTCTCATATCAT ATTTTATGTCGATAACATTCCCATTAGAGAAGTTACGCGAACAAAATCTATGGGAGGAGATTTCCCCTCTAAGCCTATGACACTCTACGCGACAATATGGGATGCATCAGATTGGGCTACCAATGGGGGAAAGTACAGAGTAAATTACAAGTATGCACCATACGTTGCCAAATTCTCCGACCTTGTCCTACATGGTTGTGCAGTCGATCCGATCGAGCACGTAGCCAACTGTGACACTGCTCAAAGTTCCGAAGCTATTCCTTCTGGTGTTACACCAGTACAAAGAATCAAAATGGAGAATTTCAGAAAGAAGCACATGCAATACTCCTACTGTTATGACAAAATCAGATACACCAAAGCCCCTCCATCAGAGTGCGTGATCAATCCACAAGAAGCCGAAAGACTAAGAAAATTCGACCCTGTCACATTCGGTAGTGGCAGGCATCGTCATGGAAAACGACACCATCACAGCAAAGGAAACCAAGCTGAAGCTGTTTCATTTTAA
- the LOC123917892 gene encoding uncharacterized protein LOC123917892 yields MSKVVFEPQIQQQKTRLFIPNFLSTQECKELEFIHKCSSTVGYRPNVFSTTLSHLIATNSSHFIIPFIPIRERLKDKLEEFFKCEFELFIEFTGLISWSRGASIGWHSDDNRPYLKQRHFSVVCYLNTYGKDFNGGLFHFQDGEPETIMPAAGDVVMYTADDHNIHSVDEITDGERLTLALWFTRDGSHDEDTKLVSLLSQHLLNKNIAGSLLPLPASSNMYWFSQDQASNDQFGFNICWARLHILGYSIYISQDSDCDSDVSELMVQPVCLVRGSELLDHEFVNILYALQVVQFYCWKGSALQTNTLNIDCKVVNLLDAQRERIRGLNSVLLNDGDFAPQIFGRTASDAEENRCISFNWNGIVAAIAAWEDYVLKLSKQINLQLPYWRMQDSLFNVQLEA; encoded by the exons ATGTCAAAGGTTGTTTTTGAACCCCAaatccaacaacaaaaaacacGCCTCTTCATCCCCAATTTCCTTTCCACCCAAGAATGCAAG GAATTGGAATTTATTCACAAGTGTAGCAGCACCGTAGGTTACAGACCCAATGTCTTCTCCACCACTCTTTCTCATCTCATTGCCACAAATTCTTCCCATTTCATCATTCCCTTTATTCCCATCAGAG AAAGGTTGAAAGACAAACTAGAAGAGTTTTTCAAATGTGAGTTTGAGCTCTTTATTGAATTCACCGGTTTAATCAG CTGGAGCAGAGGAGCAAGCATTGGATGGCATAGTGATGATAATCGGCCTTATCTCAAACAACGTCACTTTTCA GTAGTTTGTTATTTGAATACATATGGAAAGGATTTCAATGGTGGACTATTTCACTTCCAAGACGGGGAACCGGAAACAATTATGCCTGCTGCTGGA GATGTTGTGATGTACACAGCTGATGACCACAATATTCATTCTGTTGATGAG ATAACTGATGGAGAAAGACTCACACTTGCTTTATGGTTCACTCGTGATGGTTCCCATGATGAAGATACAAAGCTTGTTTCTCTTCTTTCACAACACCTATTAAATAAGAACATTGCTGGTTCATTACTACCTTTGCCTGCATCCAGCAATATGTACTGGTTTTCTCAGGACCAAGCATCCAATGACCAGTTTGGTTTTAATATTTGTTGGGCCAGACTGCATATTCTCGGATATAGCATATATATTTCTCAAGACAGTGACTGTGACTCTGATGTCTCTGAATTAATGGTACAGCCAGTGTGCTTGGTGAGAGGAAGTGAGTTGCTAGACCATGAATTTGTCAATATTTTGTATGCGCTTCAG GTTGTCCAATTTTATTGTTGGAAAGGATCTGCCTTGCAGACCAACACGTTAAATATAGATTGCAAGGTAGTAAATCTGTTGGATGCGCAAAGAGAGAGAATCAGAGGTCTAAATTCTGTACTTCTGAATGACGGTGATTTTGCACCCCAAATTTTTGGTAGAACAGCTTCCGATGCGGAAGAAAACCGATGCATTAGCTTTAATTGGAATGGAATTGTGGCTGCAATTGCTGCTTGGGAAGATTATGTGTTGAAGTTAAGCAAGCAAATTAATTTACAGTTGCCTTACTGGAGAATGCAAGATTCTTTATTTAATGTACAATTGGAAGCGTAG